Proteins encoded by one window of Mesorhizobium sp. INR15:
- a CDS encoding BMP family protein: MKITRRGLLGTVALAAPALLLARSGFAANGPLKAAIVMPGAITDHGWSQSGYEAMGLAAKKLGIETAYSEKVTQPDHVEVLSDYARRGFTHVIGHGGEFQDAIDRVAARFTDTRFIVTNGLHAANNVSTADFYFSQPAYVLGFLAGRLSKSGKVGLIQAQKFKFTNDTLAGFEAGFKVARPDGAVFATWTGDWDDVAKGKEAALNQIAQGADIIWPTMDSATQGALQAVREKGAKAFGLYYDAIMKWPDIMLQSSILDVKSLIVALLTTARDEGLTGENYRYDFNNPEVVRLGTFAPEIPAGTTAEVATLMSRIKSGDLVIEPA; encoded by the coding sequence ATGAAAATCACCAGACGCGGATTGCTTGGAACGGTGGCTCTGGCAGCGCCGGCCCTTTTGCTGGCACGCAGCGGCTTCGCAGCCAACGGACCCTTGAAGGCGGCGATAGTCATGCCGGGTGCCATCACAGACCACGGCTGGAGCCAGTCTGGCTATGAGGCGATGGGGCTCGCGGCCAAAAAGCTGGGCATCGAGACGGCCTACAGCGAAAAGGTGACTCAGCCCGATCACGTCGAGGTCCTCTCGGACTATGCGCGGCGTGGGTTCACCCACGTGATCGGACACGGTGGAGAGTTCCAGGATGCGATCGACCGCGTGGCGGCCCGGTTTACCGACACGCGCTTCATTGTCACCAATGGCCTTCATGCCGCCAATAACGTCAGCACGGCCGATTTCTATTTCAGTCAACCGGCTTATGTTTTGGGCTTTCTTGCCGGGCGACTGTCGAAGTCCGGAAAGGTCGGCCTGATTCAGGCGCAGAAATTCAAGTTCACCAACGACACGCTGGCCGGCTTCGAGGCCGGCTTCAAGGTCGCGCGGCCGGATGGCGCGGTATTCGCCACCTGGACCGGCGACTGGGATGACGTTGCCAAAGGCAAGGAAGCCGCACTGAACCAGATAGCCCAGGGCGCGGACATCATTTGGCCGACGATGGACAGCGCCACGCAGGGTGCCCTGCAGGCCGTTCGCGAGAAGGGGGCAAAGGCGTTCGGCCTCTACTACGACGCTATCATGAAATGGCCCGACATCATGCTGCAGTCGTCAATTCTCGATGTGAAGTCGCTGATCGTGGCGCTGCTGACGACAGCCAGGGACGAAGGGCTGACCGGAGAGAATTACAGATACGATTTCAACAATCCCGAGGTCGTGCGGCTGGGGACGTTCGCGCCTGAGATTCCCGCTGGCACCACCGCCGAAGTCGCAACCCTGATGTCCAGGATCAAGTCCGGCGATCTCGTCATCGAACCGGCCTGA
- a CDS encoding amidase family protein, protein MDTGTLAGQARLLLEHRETPDMLVRAALDKAKASTGVFICLMEKTALAEAADATRRRAGGAALSDFDGIPFAVKDLFDVMGSVTTAGSRTRLAVPTALRDSAIVARLRKLGMIPIGKTNLSEFAFSGLGLNPHFGTPTASGHEDRAPGGSSSGSAIAVQRGIVPVALGTDTAGSVRIPAAFNGLVGFRPSRGRYEMRGVYPLAASFDTAGPITRSIEDCVAMDAMMRDGSPSNVAPPRHLIMEQGLLDDPDVEPAVRQNLLTFADMLRSGGAIVEQRAIPSIGRARAAISELGWPGGVEAAAFHRNLLASKDRALVDPRVVVRLDMAATTPPGNMDAMRRIRTELIDTLRRELDGAVMIQPTVPHVAPLLSSLASDDDLFARVNLKTLWMTMIGSFLDMPGLAVPSGTDPQGLPTSVLLTGASGSDDVVLAAGLLAARSHGTDSFS, encoded by the coding sequence ATGGATACTGGGACGTTGGCTGGACAGGCACGCCTGTTGCTCGAACATAGGGAGACGCCGGACATGCTTGTCCGGGCAGCGCTGGACAAGGCCAAGGCGTCGACCGGCGTATTCATATGCTTGATGGAAAAGACCGCACTGGCCGAAGCAGCAGACGCTACGCGACGAAGGGCCGGTGGCGCGGCGCTCAGCGATTTCGATGGCATCCCATTCGCCGTCAAGGATCTGTTCGACGTCATGGGTTCGGTTACCACCGCTGGCTCTCGGACCAGGCTGGCCGTCCCCACGGCGCTGCGCGACAGCGCGATCGTGGCCAGGCTGCGCAAGCTCGGCATGATCCCGATCGGCAAGACCAATCTCAGCGAGTTCGCCTTTTCCGGTCTCGGCCTCAATCCTCACTTTGGCACTCCCACCGCCTCGGGACATGAGGACCGTGCACCCGGCGGTTCTTCGTCGGGATCAGCCATCGCGGTCCAGCGTGGGATCGTGCCGGTTGCGCTTGGTACCGACACAGCGGGATCGGTGCGGATTCCAGCGGCCTTCAACGGTCTCGTCGGCTTTCGTCCTTCACGCGGACGCTATGAGATGCGCGGGGTTTATCCGCTGGCTGCCAGTTTCGACACCGCCGGGCCGATAACCAGAAGCATCGAGGACTGCGTGGCGATGGACGCCATGATGCGCGACGGCTCGCCGAGCAATGTGGCCCCGCCGCGCCACTTGATCATGGAGCAGGGCCTGCTTGATGATCCAGATGTCGAGCCGGCGGTTCGCCAGAATCTGCTGACGTTCGCCGATATGCTGCGCTCCGGCGGAGCGATCGTGGAGCAGCGCGCGATCCCCTCGATCGGCCGCGCCAGAGCGGCTATCAGCGAATTGGGCTGGCCTGGTGGTGTCGAGGCGGCGGCCTTTCATCGCAATCTGCTGGCGTCGAAGGACCGAGCGCTGGTCGACCCGCGTGTCGTCGTCCGGCTCGACATGGCAGCGACGACGCCTCCAGGGAACATGGACGCAATGCGGCGAATCCGGACGGAGCTGATCGACACGCTGCGCCGCGAGCTTGACGGCGCCGTTATGATCCAGCCGACCGTTCCGCACGTCGCGCCGCTGCTCAGCTCGCTGGCCAGCGACGATGACCTCTTCGCCAGGGTCAACTTGAAGACATTGTGGATGACGATGATTGGCAGTTTTCTCGACATGCCAGGACTGGCGGTTCCTTCCGGGACCGACCCGCAAGGGTTGCCAACATCCGTGCTGCTGACGGGAGCGAGCGGTTCCGACGATGTGGTCCTGGCAGCGGGGCTGTTGGCGGCGCGCAGCCACGGCACTGATAGTTTTTCGTAA
- a CDS encoding DUF1989 domain-containing protein, with amino-acid sequence MAPSQTMSETRKPDSIASGRVSENGIPVLGQLYEIPAREGCAVVVAAGQLLTIINTHGSQVCDFWAFNAADLNEFSSMPHQHAVTSGIGLRKGNALVSNARRPLMTVIEDTSPGVHDTVVAACDVHRYRQLGAHGYHRNCTDNFKQALQAIGQQPVTVPAPLNIWMNTPVAADGSISWLAPVSSRGDRFVLRAEMDVIAVMSACPQDMVPINGADQMPQRLAFIVAEGE; translated from the coding sequence ATGGCGCCATCTCAGACAATGAGCGAAACCCGCAAACCCGACAGCATCGCCTCAGGCAGGGTATCCGAAAACGGCATTCCAGTCCTCGGACAGCTTTACGAGATCCCCGCCCGAGAAGGGTGCGCCGTCGTTGTCGCTGCTGGGCAGTTGCTCACCATCATCAACACCCATGGTTCGCAAGTCTGCGATTTCTGGGCTTTCAATGCTGCCGATTTGAATGAATTTTCGTCGATGCCGCATCAACACGCGGTGACGAGCGGGATCGGACTGCGCAAGGGAAACGCGCTGGTGAGCAATGCCCGCCGACCGCTCATGACCGTGATCGAGGATACGTCGCCAGGCGTCCACGACACGGTTGTGGCCGCCTGCGACGTCCATCGCTATCGCCAGTTGGGCGCGCATGGCTACCACAGGAATTGCACGGATAATTTCAAACAGGCGCTGCAGGCCATCGGCCAACAGCCTGTCACGGTGCCAGCACCACTCAACATCTGGATGAACACGCCAGTCGCGGCCGATGGATCGATCTCCTGGCTGGCGCCGGTCTCATCCAGGGGTGACCGGTTCGTGCTTCGCGCCGAGATGGATGTCATTGCGGTCATGTCGGCGTGCCCGCAGGACATGGTTCCGATCAATGGCGCCGACCAGATGCCGCAACGCCTGGCTTTCATCGTTGCAGAGGGGGAATGA
- a CDS encoding polysaccharide deacetylase: MILNPIAWPNGARCACSISFDMDADSLIHIARPRDGFNRLYPITMGRYGPTVAIPRILETYRRLGLKQSFFIPAWAMQQYPQAVEAILRDGHEIGHHGFLHEDPTTITQSEQRHWFEQALDVHLRMTGRKPTGYRAPVYNVTQGTIDLLIEHGFSYDSSLMADDIPYLMKSGAGELFEVPPHWGNDDWPAFAHFEEIGYMMPVRSPSIGLSAFFEEFEAQYEAGGLWMPVWHPFLTGRLARWRLVEKFIEKILTTHDIWFAPLAEIVAHVDAFRRSGGGVRVEALPYYDGPVALMNEPRQAARLL, translated from the coding sequence ATGATCCTCAACCCAATAGCCTGGCCGAACGGGGCACGTTGCGCATGCTCGATATCGTTCGACATGGATGCCGACAGCCTGATCCACATCGCCAGGCCGCGCGACGGTTTCAATCGGCTCTACCCCATCACCATGGGCCGCTATGGCCCGACAGTGGCGATACCCCGCATCCTCGAAACCTATCGACGCCTGGGGCTGAAACAATCGTTCTTCATACCCGCCTGGGCGATGCAACAATACCCGCAGGCAGTGGAAGCAATCCTGCGTGACGGCCACGAGATCGGCCATCACGGGTTCCTGCATGAGGATCCCACGACCATCACGCAGTCGGAACAGCGCCACTGGTTCGAGCAGGCCCTGGACGTCCATCTGCGCATGACAGGGCGGAAACCGACGGGCTATCGGGCACCGGTCTACAACGTCACCCAGGGAACCATCGACCTGCTTATCGAGCATGGTTTCAGCTACGATTCCTCCTTGATGGCCGATGACATTCCCTACCTCATGAAATCAGGGGCCGGTGAGCTCTTCGAGGTGCCGCCACACTGGGGCAACGACGACTGGCCGGCCTTCGCCCATTTCGAGGAGATCGGCTATATGATGCCGGTACGCTCGCCCTCGATTGGCCTGTCGGCATTCTTCGAGGAATTCGAGGCACAGTATGAAGCTGGTGGCCTGTGGATGCCGGTCTGGCATCCCTTCCTGACCGGCCGGCTGGCGCGCTGGCGGCTGGTGGAAAAATTCATCGAAAAGATTCTGACCACCCACGATATCTGGTTTGCACCGCTTGCCGAAATCGTTGCGCATGTCGACGCTTTCCGGCGCTCTGGCGGCGGCGTGCGTGTGGAGGCCCTGCCTTACTATGACGGACCGGTAGCGCTCATGAATGAACCTCGTCAGGCGGCGAGGCTGTTATAG
- a CDS encoding LysR substrate-binding domain-containing protein has protein sequence MRKIPPLNAIRAFEAAARNRSFTAAASELCVTVTAISHQIRHLEEQIGQKLFERTPRAVALTLLGERLYPVLRDGFDRFAEAFEELEDRSQGDTLTVTTTRAFAERWLMPRLSSFTRSYPGLSVNVEGSDALVDLRTANADVAIRYGMPAGDELSSLPLLTDVYHAAVAIPADTRVSTRIEDYMTRPLLAYQWHNRSIDCPTWAKWLRAAGKTGGEDCRLSWINDESLALHAMERSFGPLLCSSVMVAEGIENGRLARIDGPDLPGFSYRVAFVPTRRTKRTIGKFTDWLRGEAADFTNAYNSLAA, from the coding sequence ATGCGCAAGATTCCGCCCCTGAACGCCATCCGCGCATTCGAGGCTGCCGCCCGCAACCGCAGCTTCACGGCGGCGGCGTCGGAACTGTGTGTGACGGTGACCGCGATCTCGCACCAGATCCGCCATCTCGAGGAGCAGATCGGCCAGAAGCTGTTCGAACGCACACCGAGGGCCGTCGCACTGACCTTGCTCGGAGAGAGGCTCTATCCGGTGCTGCGAGACGGCTTCGACAGGTTCGCCGAGGCATTCGAGGAACTGGAGGACAGGAGCCAGGGCGATACGTTGACCGTGACCACGACGCGCGCCTTCGCGGAGCGCTGGCTGATGCCCAGGCTCTCCAGCTTTACACGATCGTATCCCGGGCTGAGTGTGAATGTCGAGGGATCGGACGCGCTGGTCGACCTGCGTACGGCCAACGCCGACGTGGCGATCCGATACGGGATGCCGGCGGGTGATGAACTCTCCTCGTTGCCGCTTCTGACAGACGTCTATCACGCAGCTGTCGCCATCCCGGCCGATACCAGGGTCTCGACCAGGATCGAGGACTACATGACGCGCCCCTTGCTCGCCTACCAATGGCACAACAGGTCAATCGACTGCCCGACCTGGGCGAAATGGCTGCGCGCCGCTGGCAAGACGGGTGGCGAGGACTGCAGGCTGTCCTGGATCAATGACGAAAGTCTTGCCCTGCACGCCATGGAACGCAGCTTCGGGCCACTTCTTTGCTCCAGCGTGATGGTCGCCGAAGGTATCGAAAATGGCCGCCTCGCTCGGATCGACGGGCCCGACCTGCCCGGATTCAGCTACCGCGTCGCCTTCGTTCCGACCCGACGGACCAAGCGCACAATCGGAAAATTCACCGACTGGCTGCGAGGCGAGGCTGCCGATTTCACCAATGCCTATAACAGCCTCGCCGCCTGA
- a CDS encoding GntR family transcriptional regulator, with translation MRSSIADNSDKQNAGALYKRCAVQIASAIRTGSLEPGLILLEGPVSLAFDTSRATVRKAMSALAEVGLLERFDGRGFMIAGRPAGAPPIKRNLSGRDFILDDAVKPDGKPAADQMIDSVEADIMVAIAFGHYRVDEQQLADVFGVSRPIAREVLWRLRESGLVEKTLHSPWLVGPVTAQAIAQDREVRMLLEPYALNQSAPYLSHSELEVMRETVSDAMATEGKIARHVIESIERDLHISCLRHFDNRRMSHILHGCRLPMIVDALFAQSIGIHRDDATFAEHAEIIDKLLAGEFDTAAARLSTHLRNEGRRTLDRLKVLSILPEPDVAPYLQRIV, from the coding sequence ATGCGAAGCTCGATTGCAGACAACTCGGACAAGCAGAACGCGGGTGCCCTCTACAAGCGGTGCGCCGTCCAGATTGCGTCGGCGATCAGGACAGGTTCGCTTGAGCCAGGGCTGATTCTGCTGGAAGGCCCGGTTTCGCTCGCCTTCGACACCAGCCGGGCGACCGTACGCAAGGCCATGTCGGCACTCGCTGAGGTAGGCCTCCTCGAACGGTTCGACGGCCGCGGGTTCATGATCGCGGGCCGGCCAGCCGGCGCGCCACCGATCAAGCGAAATCTGTCCGGGCGGGATTTCATCCTGGACGACGCGGTCAAGCCGGACGGGAAGCCCGCGGCGGACCAGATGATCGACAGCGTCGAGGCCGACATAATGGTAGCCATCGCGTTTGGTCACTACCGGGTTGATGAGCAGCAGCTCGCCGACGTTTTTGGCGTCAGTCGCCCGATCGCACGGGAAGTGCTTTGGCGCCTGCGCGAATCCGGTCTTGTCGAGAAGACCCTTCACTCGCCATGGCTTGTTGGACCGGTCACGGCGCAGGCGATCGCTCAGGATCGTGAGGTCCGCATGCTGCTTGAACCCTATGCCCTGAACCAGTCGGCGCCCTATCTGAGCCACTCTGAACTGGAGGTCATGCGCGAGACCGTTTCAGACGCCATGGCGACCGAGGGGAAGATCGCCAGGCATGTCATCGAGAGCATCGAGCGCGACCTTCACATCTCGTGTCTGCGGCACTTCGACAACAGGCGCATGAGTCACATCTTGCACGGCTGCCGCCTGCCGATGATCGTGGACGCGCTGTTTGCGCAATCCATAGGCATCCACAGGGACGATGCCACCTTCGCCGAGCATGCGGAAATCATCGACAAACTGCTGGCGGGCGAGTTCGACACCGCGGCCGCCCGCCTCTCCACACATCTGCGAAACGAAGGCCGCCGCACCCTGGACCGGCTCAAGGTGCTCTCGATTCTACCCGAGCCCGACGTCGCGCCGTACCTGCAACGAATTGTCTGA
- a CDS encoding PotD/PotF family extracellular solute-binding protein: MHARPDPLSRPAIRTTQRVLRVLGTASTVLEPILRQAKADLGFTVEGKVLDGNVAHQVGVVAPESFDVYDQWFHNLEFVWTAHSIRPIEIERIKKWGDVGELALTGKANETLPSVPGGAPNRLLYVQGDGRLSDTPAERISMLPLSHCADSFGYRRELLPDGADIGAESWAWLLDPAWKRATLQNNASIGAIDAVLAVRAAGLVEFRDPGNLSIAEIDALMDILMSLRRRGHFPHFWETQSQSAELFARGRARIGSIWSSALVLPALQGINFRTAVPREGYRGWFGGMSISRHAEGNTLDMAYEYLNWWLDGWPGAVVARHGYYFSAPNLVRQHLTVAEWDYWYEGRAASEDLPGPSGDPVIARGHVREGGSYQERISRIAIWNAVMDEHNYLVRRWHDFLSFRR; encoded by the coding sequence ATGCACGCTCGACCCGATCCACTATCCCGCCCCGCCATTCGCACCACGCAGCGTGTTCTAAGGGTGCTTGGAACAGCCTCCACGGTGCTTGAACCTATCCTTCGGCAGGCGAAAGCCGATCTCGGCTTCACGGTCGAGGGCAAGGTACTCGATGGCAATGTTGCCCATCAGGTGGGCGTCGTCGCGCCTGAGAGCTTTGACGTTTACGATCAATGGTTTCACAACCTCGAATTTGTCTGGACGGCGCACTCCATCCGTCCGATCGAAATCGAACGGATCAAGAAGTGGGGCGATGTTGGTGAACTCGCCCTGACCGGCAAGGCCAATGAAACCCTCCCATCGGTGCCGGGGGGCGCGCCGAACAGGCTGCTTTACGTGCAAGGTGATGGGCGCCTTTCAGACACGCCGGCCGAACGGATCAGCATGCTGCCGCTCAGCCACTGCGCCGACAGTTTCGGTTATCGGCGCGAGTTGCTGCCAGATGGAGCCGACATCGGCGCGGAGAGCTGGGCGTGGCTGCTTGATCCCGCGTGGAAACGCGCGACGCTGCAGAACAATGCTTCGATCGGCGCCATCGATGCCGTGCTTGCCGTGCGCGCCGCCGGCCTCGTCGAGTTCCGCGACCCGGGCAATCTGTCCATCGCCGAAATCGACGCGCTCATGGACATCCTGATGTCCTTGCGCCGGCGTGGGCACTTCCCGCATTTCTGGGAAACCCAGTCGCAATCAGCCGAGCTCTTTGCCAGGGGCCGGGCCCGTATCGGCAGCATCTGGTCGTCGGCTCTGGTGCTGCCAGCACTACAAGGCATCAACTTCAGGACCGCGGTGCCCAGGGAAGGCTATCGCGGCTGGTTTGGCGGCATGTCGATATCACGCCATGCCGAAGGAAATACACTCGACATGGCTTACGAGTATCTCAACTGGTGGCTTGACGGTTGGCCAGGCGCGGTCGTCGCCCGTCACGGGTATTACTTCTCGGCGCCCAACCTCGTACGCCAACATCTGACGGTGGCGGAATGGGACTACTGGTACGAAGGCCGGGCGGCCTCGGAGGACCTTCCTGGGCCATCTGGTGACCCCGTCATCGCACGGGGCCACGTCAGGGAGGGAGGCTCCTACCAGGAACGCATATCAAGGATTGCGATC